From the genome of Streptomyces sp. FXJ1.172:
CGACCGGCTGCCCACCCGCCGCAGCAGGCCCGCCTACCACCGCGACGGCCGGATGGTGGGGTACGCACTGCTCGGGCCCGAGGCCAAACCCTCCCGTTCTTCGGGCACGTTCCGCCGCCGCGTCTTCTGGCTGCTGCCGCACGACCGTGACACCGAGCCCGACGGCCTGTACGCCACCGGGGCACCGGCGGAGGCAGTGGACCCGCGCACCCTCGCCCCGGGTACCAAGGGCCGCAAGACGGAACGCTCGGGCGGCGGCCCCCCACCCCCCGCGGTACAGAAACTGGGCATCACCCTGCCGCTGTGACGGCGCCGGAGCCCCCCGTACCGCCGAGCCCGCTTGGGTGATTACGGCGTAATCACCCACCTGGCGGGCGCCGTGGACCGCCACCGGAGTGATTACGCCGTAATCACCCAAGCGGCGGGCTCCCCAGGACGCCGGGGTGATTACGCCGTAATCACCCGAGGGGAGAGCCCCGCGGGCCCGCAGGGTGATTAGGGGGGTGAGGAACATCCGTGTCAGATCGTGCGCTAAGCCTTCGCGGCCCTGTTCGGCGCTTTGACCTGGGCTGATCGTACGGCGGAGCCTTCGCGGGTCGATGTTGTCGATCTTCGGAGGCCCTGGTGGCGGTCGAGTTCTTGTCGGATCAACAGGCAGCCCAGTACGCGGCGTTCAACGGAGCGCCGTCTCGTGCGGAGCTGGAGCGGTATTTCTTCCTGGATGACTCGGATCTGGAGAAGGTGCAGGCCAAGCGGCGTGCGCACAACCGGCTCGGGTTCGCGGTCCAGCTGACGAGTGTGCGGTACTTGGGCCGGTTCATGCCGGACCCGCGGCAGGTGCCGGCGGAGGTCGCCGAGTACTTGGCCGAGCAGCTGGGGATCGCCGATGCGTCATGCCTGAAGGAGTACGGGGAGCGTGACGGGACGGCCCGAACGCACGCTGGTGAGTTCGAGCTGACTCCGCCGCTCGACTCGGACGCGGACGAGGCATGGCGGACCCAGCTGGTCACCCGGTTCGGCACTGTGCGGCCGTTTCTGAAGCTGTTGGTGACGGTGGTCGACTTCGGCGCTACCCCGGAGGGCCTGCCTGAATGCCTTGAAGTCGCTGCCGGACCTGATGGGCCGGAAGAAGGTCGGCCCCGCCGAGATCGACACCGGTTTGCTGGTCGGGTCGTGGCGGCGGCTGGTGCTGTCCGCGCCGCACCTGGAGCCGGGCTGGAAGGCGTACGCGTTCTGCGTGCTGGAGCACCTGCACCGGATGGTGCGCCGGCGGGAGGTGTTCGCGAAGAACTCCTCCAAGTGGGGCGACCCCCGTGCCAAGCTCCTCGACGGCGAGGCGTGGCAACAGACCAAGCCCACCGTGCTCGCCTCCCTCAACCTGCCCGCCGAGCCCGGGGAGCACCTGGCCGCGCGGGCCGCGCTGCTGGACGGCACCTACCGCGAGGTCGCCGCCCGGGTGCCGGCGAACTCCCAGATCGTGTTCGACGACGACGGACGGCTGCACTTCGCCGCCCTGGAACCGGAACCCGAACCCGCCTCCCTGCGGGCCCTGCGGGAGGCGGTGGAGGCGATGCTCCCCCGCGTCGACCTGCCGGAGGCCCTGCTGGAGGTGTTCTCCTGGACCGGCGCCGACCAGGCGTTCACCTCTGTCACCGGCGGCGAGCGAGGCTGAAGGACCTGCACGTGACGATCGCCGCGCTGCTGGTCTCGCACAGCTGCAACGTCGGCTACACCGGTCATCGGGGCCGCGGACGCGCTGAAGTACGGCCGTCTCTCTCATGTCGACCAGACCTATCTGCGGCTGGCGACGTACCGGGCGGCGAACGCCACGCTGATCGACTACCAGGCCTCCGTCCCGCTCGCGCAAGCGTGGGGCGGCGGCCTGGTCGCCTCCGTGGACGGCATGCGGTTCGTCGTCCCGGTGCCGTCGGTGTACGCGCGGCCGAACCCGAAGTACTTCGGGCGCCGCGGCGGCGCCACCTGGCTCAACATGATCAACGACCAGGCCGCGGGGCTCGGCGGGAAGGTCGTGGCTGGCACCCCGCGCGACTCCCTGTACGTGCTGGACGTCCTCTACGACCGCGATGGCGGCAAGCGCCCCGAGATGATCGTCACCGACACCGCAAGCTACAGCGACATTGTCTTCGGTCTCCTGACCTTGGCGGGGTTCGCGTACGCGCCGCAGCTCGCTGACCTGCCGGATCAGAAGATGTGGCGCATCGACCGCAGCGCCGACTACGGCGTGTTCCAGGACGCGGCCCGTGGCCGGGTCGACCTCGCGAGGATCGAACGCCATTGGGAGGACATCCTGCGGATCACCGGCTCCATCCACACCGGCGCCGTGCGCGCGTACGACGTGATCCGGATGCTGTCGCGGGACGGGCGTCCGACGCCGCTCGGCGACGCGATCGCCCACTACGGGCGGATCTCCAAGACCTTGCATATTCTGCGCATCGCGGACGAGTCCGGCTATCGGCGGCAGATCAAGAGCCAGGCCAACCTCCAGGAGGGCCGCCACTCCCTTGCACGGAAGATCTTCCACGGCAGGCACGGGCAGCTCTACCAGCGTTACCAGGACGGAATGGAGGACCAGATCGGGGCATTGGGGTACGTCCTGAACGCCCTTGTCCTGTTCAACACCCGGTACATGGACGCCGCGGTGAACCAGCTGCGCGCGGACGGCTTCGACGTCCGCGACGAGGACGTGGCCCGCCTCTCCCCGTTCGTAAGGCACCACGTCAACATGCTCGGCCGGTACTCGTTCCAGCTGCCCGAACTGCCGGGCGGCCTGCGCCCGCTGCGCGACCCGGACGCGGCCGAAGAGGTGTGACCCGGGTGCGGTGACCGTCACCGCCGGGGCTGTCCCAGCGGTGACGCTTGCACTGGTCACCGGCTCGTAGGGGGCCGGGAGCCGCCACACCGGCGGAGGGTGTGGCGGCTATTGCGTGGCGGCGGGTGCGGTAGGCGGCCGGTGAGAGTTCCGGGCTGCTGCTGGGCCGGGACTGGGGTGCGGGCGGCCGCCACACCGGGTGGGGGCGGCGGCCGTGGGCGGAATCGGATCGTGGTTCGAGTCAGTCAGCAGAGCGGCGGATCAGCCCGGCGTCACCGCACCCGCTGGCACTCCGAACCACTCCTCCAGCGCCTCCGCCAGCCCGGCCGTCGATGTCGGCGCCTGCGCCCCCGCGTCGGCCGCCCAGGCCGTGAAGCCGTCCGGACGGACGAGGACCGCCGCCAGTTCCGGGCGGGACGGGCAGCCGGCCGTCAGGGTGTGGACGCGGCTGGCATACCCCGCAGCGAGGGCCCGGAGCTCCGGGTCGTCGGTGAGGTCGAGCAGGAGCGCCCGGCCACCGTGGAGGTGGTCCGCGAGGCGGCTGCCGTCAGTGAGTTCGAGGTCCGGGGTGCTGCGGCCGGTCAGCGGGTGCTCGCCCGGCATCTTGTACCGCACCCCGCCACCGTTGAGCCGTGCGGTGAGGTACGTGGTGCCCGCGACCGTCTCCGCCAGGTCGCTGACGATCTCGCGCAGGGCCCGGGACTGCGGGTCCGGGCGCATGGCCGCGACCTGGGACCGGGTCCAGTTTAGGACCCACGCACCGACCGGATGCCGCTCGGAGGTGTACGTGTCCAGCAGCCTTTCCGGCGCCCGGCCGCCGATCACCGCGGCGAGCTTCCAGCCGAGGTTCATTGCGTCCCCGATACCCAGGCTCAGCCCCTGGCTCCCGAACGCGGAGTGCACGTGCGCTGCGTCGCCCGCCAGCAGCACCCGGCCCTTGCGGTACTCGGTGACCTGGCGGGCGTGGTCGGTGAAGCGGGTCGCGGTCCGCACCCCGGTGATCGTGACGTCCACGCCGGATACGTGACGCAGCCGCGCTTGGAGGTCCTCGGTGGTGACCGGCGCGTCCCGGTCGGCCGGCGGGCCGTCGAACTCCACGGTGACGACGCGGCCCGGCATCGGCCCGTGGGCGTATACCCCGGTGTCCGTGGCGGTCCAGCCGACCTTCAGGTCCTCGGCGCCGGTCATCTCCACGACCGCCTGGTGACAGGTGATCTCCGGGTCCGTACCGGGAAATTCGAACCCCGCGAGCTTGCGGACCGTGCTGCGGCCGCCGTCGCAGCCCACGAGCCAGCCGGCGCGTATGGCCCCGTGGCTGGTTCGCACGGTGACGGCCTCGTCGTCCGCGTCGAAGCCGGTCAGCTCCACTCCCTGGCGCACGTCGACGCCGAGTTCGTCCGCCCGCTCGCCGAGCAGCCGCTCGATGTCCTGCTGCGTCACGAAAGCGATCTCGGCGGCGGGTCCGGCGTCGCCGAGGCCCGGCTCCGTACGGTCGACCAGGTCGGCGCGCAGCATGATTCCGGCGAAGTGCCCGACGATCCCGAGCCCTTGGCCCGCGGCCCCGCCTGCGTCCCCGCCGTTCCGCTCGCGTATGAATGCCTGGAAGCGGTCTATTGCCTGCTGGTGCACCTTGGCCAGCGCGGGCAGCAAACCCCGGCGGTACAGCGCCTCGGCGCTGGGCGTGGTGATCGCCCCGCCCTTGATCGTCGGGTTCACTTCGGTGAGGCGCTCCAGGACGGCCACCCGCGTGCCTCCGAGCCGGAGCTCGCAGGCCAGCATCAGTCCGACCGGGCCGCCTCCGGCCACCACTACGTCATAGTCCATGGCGCCCACTAGGAACTTCCTCTCCGGCCGCCGTGCGGGCGACCGCTGTTGACGGTAGGGGGGCGGGTCTGTTCAGGTGGCGCTGCCCACCGGAGCGATGCGGGCGAGCGCGCCGATCTCGAGCGCGGTCCACAGGGCGCCGTCGGGACCGACGGTGATGCCGTGCGGTTCGGAGCGGGGAGTGGGCAGGTCGTGGACGGTGACGGAGCCGTCGGGGGTGATCGTGCCGACGCGGTTGCCTCCCCATTCGGTGAACCAGGCGGTGCCCTGTTCATCGACTGTGACGGCGTGCGGCCGTGCGGCGCGGTCGGGCAGCGGGAACTCGGTGATCTGCCCGTCGGGAGTGATCCGGCCGATCTGGCCGGCGGCGATCTCGGTGAACCACAGAGCACCGTCGCGGCCCGCGGCGATCCCCACCGGCGCCGCTTCCTTCGTCGGCAGGGAGTGGAGGGTGACCGCGCCGTTCATGTCGATCCGGCCGATGGCGGTGGCCTGGTTGAGGGTGAACCACATCCCGCCGTCGCCGCCGGCGGTGATCGCGGACGGGAACGCACCCGTGACGGGGAGCGGGAACTCGGTGACGTCGCCGTCGATGGTGATGCGGCCGATGCGGTCGGCGGCGGTCTCGGTGAACCACAGCGCACCGTCGGGCCCCGCCGCGATGCCGAACGGCCCGCAGCCGGGTGTGGGCACGTCGAATTCGTCGATGTCGCCGTCGATGGTGATGCGGCCGATGCGGTCGGCGGCGGTCTCGGTGAACCACAGCGCGCCATCCGGGCCGGGCGTGATGACGGTCGGTCCGCAGTCGGGGTCGAGGCGGTGGCTCGCCGGTTCTTCGCCGGGGACGAGCCGGCCGATCCGGCCGCTCTGCACGAGGGTGAACCACAGCGCGCCGTCCGGTCCCGTGGTGAGGGCGTAGGGTCCGGCCACTCTGTCGGCCACCGTGTGCTCTTCGACGGTCACGTGGGTCACAGAGGCCTCCCCAGGCCGTGCTCGGCGGCGATGCGTTGGATGTCGGCCGGGGTTCCGGCCATGATGGTGCGGGCGTGCTCGGTGACCAGGTCGGCGGGCCAGTCCCACCACGAGGCGCGCCGCAGCCGCTCGATGTCGGCGTCGGTGAAGCGCTGCCGGATAGGTCTGGCCGGGTTGCCGCCGACGATCGTGTAAGGCGGGACGTCGGCGGTGACCATGGCGCCGGCCGCGATGATGGCGCCGTCGCCGATCCGCACGCCGGCCATGACGGTCGCCCGGTAGCCGAACCAGACGTCGTTGCCGACGACCGTGTCACCGCGGCTGGGCATGGCGGTGACGATGTCCAGGGTCTGCTCGGCCCACCGGCCGCCGAACATGGTGAACGGGTACGTGGACACCCCCATCGCCGGATGCCCGGCACCGGCCATCAAGAAGGTGGTTCCCGAGGCGATCGCGCAGTACTTGCCGATGACGAGACGCTCCGGCCCGTAGGCGTAGAGGACGTTGCGGCGCTCGAAGTCCGTGGCGCCGTCCGGATCGTCGTAATACGTGTAATCGCCCACGTCGATGTTCGGCGAAGTGACCAGTGGTTTGAGGAACGCCACGCGCTCGTGTGCGGGCAGCGGGTGGACGGTGGTCGGATCAGGCGACAAGGTGCGCTCCTTTGCTGGGCAGGAACCGGACGTGACTCCATGCGTTGGGCTGTCAGGCGCTCTCGGGGCCGGACGGGGTGACCCATTCGGGCAGCGCCGCTCCGCTGCCTACGACCGCATGCGATGCACCCATGCGGATCCCCCTCAATCGGTAGTTGCGCCCGGCCACGGTCGACGCGAGTGGCGATACACCCGAGCGCTCTAAAGCAGCCAGTGGCTGCGTTAGGCGACTATAAGGAGGATCGCCCCACAAACGCAAGTCCTGGCTGCGTTAAGGTGAGGGCATGAACGAACGACAGCGAGCCCGGCGGCCCGGCGGGCGCAGCGCCCGCGTCGGCACGCAGGTGCACCAGGCCGTCACCGACCTGATCAGCGAGCACGGCTACGGCAACTTCACCGTCGGCGACGTCGCAGCCCGCGCAGGCGTAGCCGACAGCAGCATCTACCGCCGGTGGGGCAGCCTGGAAACCCTGCTCACCGACGTGGCGCTCACCCGCCTCAACGCGCAGTCGCCGATGCCCGACACCGGGAGCCTGGCCGGCGACCTGCGCACTTACGCGGCCCAAGTGGCCCGAGAGATCACCGGACCCGACGGCCCGGCGGTGCTGCACCTAGCCGTCGCCCTGTCGAGCAGCGGTCAGCTGCAGGCTGGTGACGACCTCCGCGCCGAACGCATGCGGCAATTGCAGTCCATGCTCGATCGCGCCCGCGAACGCGGCGAGCACGCACCCGACGCGTTCGACGTGCTGGACCACATCCTGGCTCCGATGTATATCCGCGTCTTGTTCGGCATGGTCCCGCTCACCCCGGACTACGTCGACGGGCTGGTCGACCGATTGCTGTGACCTCGACCCGGTTCCCGCGATCACAGGTGTGATACTGGTGGGCTCGCCTATTCAACTGTCGCCAGTTCCCCGGGGAGTCCAGCCGCCGAGGCCCGGCTCCGTACGGTCGACCAGGTCGGCGCGCAGCCGAAGTGCCCGACGATCCCGAGCCCTTGGCCCGCGGCCCCGCCTGCGTCCCCGCAGCGGCGAGTACCACGCTCGGCTTCCTCGCGGCCACCTCACTGGGACACGGCTGGAGTGCCCCGGCCGTCGCCACGGTGTCCGTGGTCTGTACCATCGGCTGGACCTCGCGCCGGGCGATGAGCCGGTCCACGGCCGCCTTCGAGCGGGCCGGGGTCTCGGAGTCCGGCACTGCCAGCCGCTTCGTCCAGGCCGGGACCGCCGGGCCGTCGTAGCCGTACGACTCGCACCAGCCCAGCCACGACAGCACCGCCGCCCGGCGGGCGTTCCAGGTGTTGACCGCCGCGGTGCCCCACAGCCGTTCCAGGGCCTCGCCGATCTCGTCGTCCGCGACCGACCCCAGCGGGCGGGCCTCCCCGATCCGCTCGGCGGTCTTGCCGACGCCGGTCGCGTAGCTGCGGACCGTGTTCGGGTTGCGGAGCGAGTCGAGGAAGGCGTCGGCCGCCGCTCGGACGGTCAATGCCTTCCCGGCCGGCAGTTGCACGACGTGGGCACGGCTTCCCCCTTGCCACGGATAACAGGGCCGCTTCACGTACGGCCCGGAGAACGTCACCGCAGGTGACGAACCAAGCTCCGGTAGATAATGGGGCGTTATCTGCGGGACGACTTCAGGCGGATCGCGGAGCCGACACCCCGTCAGCCACCCACCAGGGCCGACGAAGGCTTAGCGCACGATCTGACACGGATGTTCCTCAACCCCCGATTACGGCGTAATCACCTGGGCGGCGGGCTGCCCGGGCCGGCGGAGTGATTACGGCGTAATCACCTGGGCGCGGCGGGCGCTACAGCCCCGTGCCGCCGGAGGCGTCGATGCACTGGCCCGTCACCCAGCGGGAGTCCGCGGAGGCGAGGAAGGCCACGATGTCCGCCACGTCGGCCGGCCGGCCCATCCTGCCGAACACGGAGAACGAGGCGTGCAGGGCCTCGGCCTCGGGTGTGGCCCAGCGCTGCTGGTTCAGGTCCGTCGTGATGAAGCCCGGCGCCACGCTGTTCACCGTGATCTGCCGTGGCCCCAACTCCTTGGCGAGCGTGCGGGTGAGGCCCTCCAGAGCCGCCTTGGCCATGGAGTAGGCGAGCGAGGTCGGCAGGGCGACCCGGGTGGCCGCGGAGCTGATGTTGACGATGCGGCCGCCCTCGCGCAGCCGCGGCAGCCCTTCCTGTACAAGGAACAGCGGTGCCCGGGCATGGACGGCCATGAGCCGGTCGAAGTCCTGTTCGGTCACCTCCGCCACGCCGCCCCGGACGTTGAAACCGGCGTTGTTGACCAGGATGTCCAGCGCGGCGGGCTCGCCCAGGGCGCGCAGGCCGGCGTCGAGCCGGTCGTACACCGTGCGGACGTCCTCGGGCACGCCGAGCGGGCCGTGCAACGGGAAGGCGCGTCCACCGTCGCCGGTGATCCGGGCGACGGTCTCGCGGGCCGACGACTCGTCGCTGCCGTAGTGCACGGCGACGAGCGCGCCGTCCGCCGCGAGCCGGCGGGCGATGGCCCGCCCGATGCCCCGCCCGCCGCCGGTGACCAGAGCCGTTCTGCCTGCCAGCATGCCCATCTTTCCCCCACCATGTCATGAGCGCGTCCATATCAATCCCCGCGACGAGCATACGCTGTTGTAAAAACCGCGCATCCGGTTTAATATCCGGAGCATCACTTCACATCGTGTGTGCATGGTTCGTGGCGGCTCGACGTCCGGGGGGTTCTGCGGTGAGCTTGCGGCATCTGCGTCTGATCGCGGTGAACATCGACGGAGTATTGCTGAACGACACCTTCAGTCCGGTCATCCACCGGATGGTGGTGCGCAACGGGGGCGTCTACACCGCGGAGCTGGAGCGGTCGGTGCTGTCGCAGCCGCAGCTCAGGGCCGCGGCGGCGCTGGGGGTACCGGGCACGCCCGAGGAGGTGGTGGAGGAGTACTTCCGGGAGCGCGCCGCCTACCTGGAGAACGACCCGGTGCGGGTCCTGGAGGGGGCCGGGGCCCTGCTGCAGCGCCTGCGTGCGACCGGCGCGCGGATGGTGTGCTACGGCGGGCTCGCCCGCGGCCACTTCGACCGTCATCTCGGCGCGTACGCCTCGTACTTCGACGGGCCGGGCTATGTGTGCACGGACGCCTTCCGGCCCGGCGTGCGGGAGATCGCCGAGGATGTCTTCGGGCTGCGCTGCGACGAGGCGCTGTTCATCGACGACGTGGCACGGGTGGCCGAGACGGCGCGGGTGCTGGGGGCGGCGTTCATCGGGCACCCGACCTCCTACGAGCACAGCTTCCAGCGGCAGTTGATGCAGCGGGCCGGGGTACGGCACCTGGTGCGGTCGCTGGACGACATCGACGGGCCGCTGGTGCGGACCCTGGACGCGGAAGCCGCCGAGGGCCGCCTGTGGTCCCGCCGGGCCGCGGTAGCGGGCCACGCCGGGCGGGTCGGGGCCGGCGCCTGAGCAGACCGGGGGCCGGGGGAGGACGAGAACGGCAGGAACTCCACAAAACCTGCACGAGGGATGGTTTTTGAGCCGGGTTCAGGCATCCGCCGCGGGTGCCCGAACCCGGCTCAGGTCTACGACACCGGGACTTCGGGTAGATGTCGCCTGGCCGACCTGACCAGCGCGAATGCACTCCGCCGAGAGGCCGGGTGCGAGAGGCCGACGCAAGGAGCGGGCAAACAACCGGGGAACTCGGGTCTGTCCTTTACCCGGGCATGGAGATAAGGTACCTCCTAGACGGTTTGTTTGTAGCGCTCCGGTGTACGGCTCCGGCTCGCGTGGCTCGGGTGTTAGGAAAGGGAGGTCCAGTGGCCCAGCAGGAACGTGCGGTCAGGACCCGTCGTGCAGTGCTCGAGGCCGCTGCGGAAGTCTTCGCGGAACACGGGTACACGTCGGCCACGGTCGCCGACATCCTCAAGACCGCCGGGGTGACCAAGGGCGCCCTGTACTTCCACTTCGACTCCAAGGAAGCGCTTGCCAAGGGCGTCCTGGAACTCCAGACGGACCAGGTGCTCCCCGAGCAGGAGATCAAGCTCCAGGAACTGGTCGACGTCGCGATGTCGGTGGCCCACCGGCTGGTGCACGAGCCCCTGCTGCGGGCCGGCGCCCGGCTCTCGTCGGACCCCATCGGCCGACGGCACTACGGCAGCGCCTGGCCGCTGTGGGTCGGCATGCTCACCGACATCCTGACCGTGGCCCACCAGCGGGGCGAGACCCTGGGGCACGTGGTGCCGCGGGAGGTCGCCGAGTTGGTGGTCAGCTCCTTCAACGGGGTGCAGCTGTATGCCCAGTTGGAGACCGGCCTGCACGACGTCGAGTACCGGGCCTCGGTCCTGCTGAAGCACCTGCTGCCGTCCATCGCCTCACCCGCGGTCCTGATGCGCCTGGACGTGGCCCCGGACCGGGGCGCCCGCATCACCCGCGAGGCGGTCCCGGCCTCGATGCCGGAGGCGGTGTCGGCCTGAACCCGAGCCGTACGACGGCGCCCCCGGCGCGGACCGACCGGTGACCGACCGGTCCGCGCCGGGGGCGCCGTCGTACCGGACCCGGCGAAGCAGCACGTGCCCGGCCTGCTCCTGCCGCCGCCGGAAGACGCCTGGCCGTCCGGCCGCCGTGGCGCTGGCCTCTGTCCGCAGGCCGCCGTGCTCCTCGGGGCGCGGGAGCGACTGAAGCGACCCAGGGGCGGAGTTCTCCTCGGGCGCGGCCGGTTTCTGCGCACGCCGATGCGGCGCCCCGGTCGGGGCACCGCACCGCTCACACGGTCGCCGGTGCCACGGCCACGGTGGAGGTGAAGACGACCGCACCGTCCTGACGGCCCGTCACAAGGACGCGTTCCCTGCCCCGCGGGCACGGGGGGAGGGCGCAGGCCTCGATCAGGCACGGGGCGCTGAGTTCCGCGTAGCGGGTGAACTCGCTGGTGACGGCCACCGGCAGGCAGTCGCGTCCCAGGAACGCGATGGTCGCCTGGCGGGCCGCCTCCAGCAGCACCATGCCCGGCACATGGTCGACGGGGTGGTCGAAGAGCACGGGGTGCCGGGTGTCCACCCGCAGCTGCCAGGAGTCGCGGGCCGGCACGGGGGACAGGACCACGCTCGTGGGAGACAGACGGCCGACGTCCTGGGGGGCCACCGGGCTCGTCAGCGGGATCGCCGCCGCACCGGTGTCGCCGATCCGCGGGGCCCGCAGGCGCTCGTAGACGGCGGGCGAGGCGCAGGTGAAGGTGGCGGCCGCGGTTCCGGCCGGCCGTCCGTCACGGTGGATCACGGCGTCGAAGTGAAGCCCTGCGAGGTTCTTGCCGCGGCGCTTGATGTCCGAGCAGGCGATCTCGATGGCGACGGCGGCCGGTTCGGCGCCGATGCGGAGCTGTTCGGCCTCGAGGTCGACCGAGAGGTCCCACATCAGGAACTGGTGGCCGAGCGGGACACCGAACTCCGTGTGCGCCACGAGGAGTCCCGCCTGCCGGATCGTTTCGGCTACCAGGAGCGGGTCGTGGTAGCCGTCGAGAGTGGCGAAAAAGCTGTGCAGCCGAGGCCACTGTGCGCTTACCGTGAAGTGCTGTTCGTCCACCCGGTCCCAGTCGGTGAGCATCACCTCGGCGATGCTGGCGCGATGCACGAATTCCTTCGGGACTGTGGTGGTCAGAGACGTGTAACGAGGCTCGACGATCCCCTGCAGGCTCCCGAGGTCGCTCTCCGCGCACCGGATGGAGGCTATGGCGGACTCGACACGGAACGTGCTCACAGACATGCCTGTTCCCCCTGAGCGTCGTTGGCGTGTATCTGTTGGTGCTTCCAGGCCTGTGAAGATACATACCACCCGGTTTACTTTCCAGCGGTACGAAGCCTTCCGCCCTCACGATTTCTGGAGGTGGTCGTTCCAGATCGGGCTACGGCCCGGTTTTCCGGGACCCGCCCCGTGGCAGCCGCCGGCGGCTTCGGCCGGTGGGACCTCGGACGATGCCGCGACCGACTGTAGCCCTTGTGCGGGAATCGTCGTCCGAATCCAAACTCCCCGTGTGTCGCTGGCCGGATGAGGCCTCGAGCTGTTCCTCAGCGCTTCTCGAGTGCCCTGATCAACGATGACAGGGCCGTGAGGGGGGAATCGCCGGATGGAGAGCGTACAAACCGTGCTACGCGTGGAACGCGGGCATGCCGATGAGGAGGAGCTGGCCGCCATCGCTGTGGTGCTGCTCGCTCTGCGGGCCTGCGGCCAGGAGGCGTCCGAGCAGCCGGAGCCGGCGGGCTGGAGCTGGTGGAAGCGGCCGAACGGCTATGCCTCGCCCGACAGTTGGCGGTGAGTCGACCGCCGCCCCAGGCATCCTCCACCGTAAGGAAACCTAACCGCATATGCGGTTTTAAATGTTCTCGATGGAACCGGGGCGGGATCTCCTCGGTCTTGTCCCAGGAAGGGACCAGAGATGGCGATGACGACTGCCCCTGCGCCGGCCGGGACAGCGCCGGCCGACATACGTGGTCATGTGGCTGAACTCCACGCGATACGGGCCCAGGCGACGGCCGGTCCCAGCGAGAAGGCGACCGCGGCGCAGCACGCCAAGGGGAAGCTGACGGCCCGGGAGCGGATCGAGCTGCTCCTGGACCCAGGGTCCTTCCAGGAGGTCGAGCAGCTGCGCCGGCATCGCGCGCAGGGGTTCGGGCTGGAGGCGAAGAAGCCGTACACCGACGGTGTGATCACCGGTTGGGGCACGGTGGAGGGCCGTACGGTCTTCGTGTACGCGCATGACTTCCGGATCTTCGGCGGTGCGCTGGGCGAGGCCCACGCGACGAAGATCCACAAGATCATGGACATGGCGATCGCGGCGGGTGCGCCGCTGGTGTCGCTGAACGACGGTGCCGGTGCCCGTATCCAGGAGGGTGTCAGCGCGCTGGCCGGGTACGGCGGCATCTTCCAGCGCAACACCAGGGCGTCGGGTGTCATCCCGCAGATCTCGGTGATGCTCGGCCCGTGCGCGGGCGGTGCGGCCTACAGTCCCGCCCTGACCGACTTCGTGTTCATGGTCCGTGAGACGTCCCAGATGTTCATCACCGGTCCGGACGTGGTCAAGGCGGTGACGGGCGAGGAGATCACCCAGAACGGCCTGGGCGGCGCGGACGTGCACGCCGAGACGTCCGGCGTGTGCCACTTCGCCTACGACGACGAGGAGACCTGCCTCGCCGAGGTCCGCTACCTCCTCTCGCTCCTGCCGCAGAACAACCGGGAGGCCGCGCCCCGGGTGCGCAGTGGCGACCCCGTCGACCGGCGCAGTGACGTGCTGCTCAGCCATGTGCCGGCGGACGGCAACCGGCCCTACGACATGGCCAGGGTGATCGAGGAGATCGTCGACGACGGCGAGTACCTCGAGGTCCACGAGCGCTGGGCGCGCAACATCATCTGCGCCCTGGCCCGCCTGGACGGCAGGACCGTGGGCATCGTCGCCAACCAGCCGCAGACCCTGGCCGGTGTGCTGGACATCGAGGCCAGCGAGAAGGCCGCACGCTTCGTGCAGATGTGCGACGCCTTCAACATCCCGATCGTCACCTTCCTGGACGTCCCCGGCTTCCTGCCCGGTGTCGACCAGGAGCACGGCGGCATCATCCGGCACGGCGCCAAGCTGCTCTACGCCTAC
Proteins encoded in this window:
- a CDS encoding ScbR family autoregulator-binding transcription factor, whose amino-acid sequence is MAQQERAVRTRRAVLEAAAEVFAEHGYTSATVADILKTAGVTKGALYFHFDSKEALAKGVLELQTDQVLPEQEIKLQELVDVAMSVAHRLVHEPLLRAGARLSSDPIGRRHYGSAWPLWVGMLTDILTVAHQRGETLGHVVPREVAELVVSSFNGVQLYAQLETGLHDVEYRASVLLKHLLPSIASPAVLMRLDVAPDRGARITREAVPASMPEAVSA
- a CDS encoding ScbA/BarX family gamma-butyrolactone biosynthesis protein → MSVSTFRVESAIASIRCAESDLGSLQGIVEPRYTSLTTTVPKEFVHRASIAEVMLTDWDRVDEQHFTVSAQWPRLHSFFATLDGYHDPLLVAETIRQAGLLVAHTEFGVPLGHQFLMWDLSVDLEAEQLRIGAEPAAVAIEIACSDIKRRGKNLAGLHFDAVIHRDGRPAGTAAATFTCASPAVYERLRAPRIGDTGAAAIPLTSPVAPQDVGRLSPTSVVLSPVPARDSWQLRVDTRHPVLFDHPVDHVPGMVLLEAARQATIAFLGRDCLPVAVTSEFTRYAELSAPCLIEACALPPCPRGRERVLVTGRQDGAVVFTSTVAVAPATV
- a CDS encoding acyl-CoA carboxylase subunit epsilon; protein product: MERGHADEEELAAIAVVLLALRACGQEASEQPEPAGWSWWKRPNGYASPDSWR
- a CDS encoding acyl-CoA carboxylase subunit beta; the encoded protein is MTTAPAPAGTAPADIRGHVAELHAIRAQATAGPSEKATAAQHAKGKLTARERIELLLDPGSFQEVEQLRRHRAQGFGLEAKKPYTDGVITGWGTVEGRTVFVYAHDFRIFGGALGEAHATKIHKIMDMAIAAGAPLVSLNDGAGARIQEGVSALAGYGGIFQRNTRASGVIPQISVMLGPCAGGAAYSPALTDFVFMVRETSQMFITGPDVVKAVTGEEITQNGLGGADVHAETSGVCHFAYDDEETCLAEVRYLLSLLPQNNREAAPRVRSGDPVDRRSDVLLSHVPADGNRPYDMARVIEEIVDDGEYLEVHERWARNIICALARLDGRTVGIVANQPQTLAGVLDIEASEKAARFVQMCDAFNIPIVTFLDVPGFLPGVDQEHGGIIRHGAKLLYAYCNATVPRISLILRKAYGGAYIVMDSQSIGADLTYAWPTNEIAVMGAEGAANVIFRRQIAEAADPEAMRQKMVKEYKAELMHPYYAAERGLVDDVIDPAETREVLVRSLAMLHSKHADLPSRKHGNPPQ